The Methanomassiliicoccales archaeon region CGCGGCATTGGCGCCGTCAATACTGATTTGGAGATATCTTACGCCAGCCTCCTTCATCTCCTTAGCTTTCTCAGGCGTGATCAATGTACCGTTCGTGGCGATTGAAACATACATTCCGTGGTCGGCTGCTCTCCGCGTCAAGTCAAAGATATCTTTTCTGACAAGCGGCTCACCGCCAGAGAAGGCAAGGATCGGTATGCCCATTCTTGCGAGTTTGTCGACAACTGCAATGGCCTCATCGTGAGAAAGTTCATCTTCCTGAGCTTTTCCCGCAGTGGCATAGCAGTGCTGACATCGAAGATTGCAGGCGTAAGTCACATCCCAAACGACCTGAAACGGTGCACCTGGAACGAACGGCTTTCTCACCCCGAAGTCGGCAATCCCTCTCACAACACACGAAAGTCCTTTTCGCCAGTATGGATCTCTAAATCGGGTCTTCATCTCCTCCTCAGTGACCCCAAACGATTTCGCTCCTCTCCTCAGGACAGACGCAAGCGGCTTCTCCGCCGCCTTGCAGAACGCGCATGCATCATCTCGCACACCGACATAAAGTTCAAGTGCGACCTCAAGACGGTTTTTCTGGTCAGTTTCGCAGTACTTACTCATCCCCGCCAGGATCTTTCTTGTTATCGGATTGCCGAT contains the following coding sequences:
- a CDS encoding radical SAM protein — protein: MKTSTGVQVLKTMIGNPITRKILAGMSKYCETDQKNRLEVALELYVGVRDDACAFCKAAEKPLASVLRRGAKSFGVTEEEMKTRFRDPYWRKGLSCVVRGIADFGVRKPFVPGAPFQVVWDVTYACNLRCQHCYATAGKAQEDELSHDEAIAVVDKLARMGIPILAFSGGEPLVRKDIFDLTRRAADHGMYVSIATNGTLITPEKAKEMKEAGVRYLQISIDGANAA